The Mastacembelus armatus chromosome 9, fMasArm1.2, whole genome shotgun sequence genome contains a region encoding:
- the paxx gene encoding protein PAXX isoform X2 — protein sequence MDGHQTLYCTVLDKTSHSKFLCYTYRKNGIFCICLTDAAGVWSTGHSEDSWSHVKERFTLKSTEDYILKIRSACGSGDMSVVVNDTRAEVHVGSGPGNLGVTLFRLEDQKATEELKELLFRMADCLAQPDCRSISDSPVKNHQRNPTEFEPQQQQNCAPSVTVKRQPSGASLINPGTKKKLQATGVAFDDVYED from the exons GTGTTAGATAAAACGAGCCACTCTAAATTCCTTTGCTATACATACAGAAAAAACGgaatattttgtatttg TTTGACAGATGCTGCTGGTGTTTGGAGCACAGGGCACTCTGAGGACTCATGGAGCCATGTG AAAGAGAGGTTTACCTTGAAATCAACAGAGGATTATATTCTAAAAATCAG ATCAGCCTGTGGTAGTGGGGACATGTCTGTTGTGGTTAATGACACTAGGGCAGAGGTTCATGTGGGCTCAGGTCCAGGCAACCTGGGGGTCACCCTATTCAGGCTCGAAGACCAAAAGGCCACAGAGGAGCTGAAGGAGCTACTGTTCAGGATGGCTGACTGCCTCGCTCAGCCTGACT GTAGATCCATCTCAGACAGTCCCGTGAAAAACCATCAAAGGAACCCCACAG AGTTTGaaccccagcagcagcagaactgtGCTCCATCTGTAACAGTGAAGAGACAACCTTCAGGGGCTTCACTAATCAACCCAGGAACTAAAAA AAAGCTGCAAGCGACTGGCGTAGCTTTTGATGATGTATATGAAGACTGA
- the paxx gene encoding protein PAXX isoform X1 → MDGHQTLYCTVLDKTSHSKFLCYTYRKNGIFCICLTDAAGVWSTGHSEDSWSHVKERFTLKSTEDYILKIRSACGSGDMSVVVNDTRAEVHVGSGPGNLGVTLFRLEDQKATEELKELLFRMADCLAQPDCKYAMYLWLTGCRSISDSPVKNHQRNPTEFEPQQQQNCAPSVTVKRQPSGASLINPGTKKKLQATGVAFDDVYED, encoded by the exons GTGTTAGATAAAACGAGCCACTCTAAATTCCTTTGCTATACATACAGAAAAAACGgaatattttgtatttg TTTGACAGATGCTGCTGGTGTTTGGAGCACAGGGCACTCTGAGGACTCATGGAGCCATGTG AAAGAGAGGTTTACCTTGAAATCAACAGAGGATTATATTCTAAAAATCAG ATCAGCCTGTGGTAGTGGGGACATGTCTGTTGTGGTTAATGACACTAGGGCAGAGGTTCATGTGGGCTCAGGTCCAGGCAACCTGGGGGTCACCCTATTCAGGCTCGAAGACCAAAAGGCCACAGAGGAGCTGAAGGAGCTACTGTTCAGGATGGCTGACTGCCTCGCTCAGCCTGACTGTAAATATGCTATGTACCTGTGGCTCACAGGATGCAG ATCCATCTCAGACAGTCCCGTGAAAAACCATCAAAGGAACCCCACAG AGTTTGaaccccagcagcagcagaactgtGCTCCATCTGTAACAGTGAAGAGACAACCTTCAGGGGCTTCACTAATCAACCCAGGAACTAAAAA AAAGCTGCAAGCGACTGGCGTAGCTTTTGATGATGTATATGAAGACTGA